In Pseudomonadota bacterium, the following are encoded in one genomic region:
- a CDS encoding beta-ketoacyl-[acyl-carrier-protein] synthase family protein: MGRVFVTGLGVVSSLGLGRTAFWDSMVAGRCGFSPIETFDTRGLDRCFAGEVKGFRPRDFLTGAEARRMGRCSAFGLAAARMAVEDAKLDSGLLAGERTAVVVGTTMGEADIIGELESTWFREGVEAVDKGKIPRYGTTLLPIHIARAFGAQGMVQTLPAACAAGNYAIGFAADHIRAGRADVAISGASEILQRLEFAGFVRLGAMARQRCQPFDKNRKGLILGEGAAMLILESERHAAARGASPLAEIGGCGLACDAHHITRPHPEGAGIRTAMQAAIDESGLAVDEVDFINAHGTGTHANDRIESRVIREVFGERPVPVSSMKGMLGHCMGAASALEAVSCVMTVQTGVYPPTVGYETPDPECDINLVANQATRGPSGVVLNNALAFGGYDAVLAFARAGRLPETALS, translated from the coding sequence ATGGGGCGAGTCTTTGTTACCGGTCTGGGGGTTGTTAGCTCGCTGGGTCTTGGACGCACGGCGTTCTGGGATTCCATGGTGGCGGGACGCTGCGGCTTCAGCCCGATCGAGACCTTCGACACGCGCGGCCTCGACCGGTGCTTTGCCGGGGAGGTCAAGGGCTTCCGGCCCCGTGACTTCCTGACCGGGGCCGAGGCACGCCGGATGGGCCGCTGCTCCGCCTTCGGGCTCGCGGCGGCGCGCATGGCCGTGGAGGACGCAAAGCTCGACAGCGGCCTGCTCGCCGGCGAGCGCACCGCGGTCGTTGTAGGCACCACCATGGGTGAGGCCGATATCATCGGAGAGCTCGAGAGCACATGGTTCCGCGAGGGCGTGGAGGCGGTGGACAAAGGCAAGATCCCCCGATACGGCACGACGCTGCTGCCGATTCACATCGCTCGGGCGTTTGGCGCGCAGGGCATGGTTCAAACACTGCCCGCGGCATGTGCGGCCGGCAATTATGCCATTGGTTTTGCAGCGGACCACATCCGCGCCGGCCGTGCCGACGTCGCCATCAGCGGAGCCAGTGAGATCCTGCAGCGTCTCGAGTTCGCTGGCTTCGTGCGCTTGGGGGCTATGGCACGGCAGCGTTGCCAGCCGTTCGACAAGAACAGAAAGGGCCTCATCCTGGGTGAGGGTGCGGCAATGCTCATTCTGGAATCCGAGCGTCACGCGGCCGCACGCGGAGCTTCACCGCTCGCCGAAATCGGCGGCTGCGGGCTCGCTTGCGACGCTCATCACATCACCCGCCCGCACCCCGAGGGCGCCGGGATCCGCACAGCAATGCAAGCCGCCATCGACGAAAGCGGACTTGCCGTGGATGAAGTGGACTTCATCAATGCACACGGCACGGGTACCCACGCCAACGATCGCATCGAGTCGCGCGTGATTCGCGAAGTGTTTGGCGAGCGCCCCGTTCCCGTAAGCAGCATGAAGGGCATGCTGGGTCACTGCATGGGTGCCGCTAGCGCGCTCGAAGCCGTCTCCTGCGTGATGACGGTGCAAACTGGCGTCTACCCCCCCACGGTCGGCTACGAAACGCCGGACCCCGAATGCGACATCAACCTGGTGGCGAACCAGGCTACTCGGGGACCGAGCGGTGTGGTCTTGAACAACGCCCTTGCCTTTGGTGGCTACGATGCGGTGCTCGCGTTCGCCCGCGCGGGTCGCCTGCCCGAAACGGCGTTGTCCTAG
- a CDS encoding fatty acyl-AMP ligase, with protein MTQPAAQTLVSALEQLPNDSERGFRFLDPQGQERNYPQRAIRAEAKRRAALLLQHGLRKGDRVVVAVAQEDEFVLSFLGAVVAGLVPVPVSATPLLRAVDGHLGTLRHVSRASGARAVVVMERNRSLLGELWDGQDFAPRLLSVEADLAGAPQADVALPRVTPQDPCFVQFTSGSTALPKGVTITHANLVRNARDFLGPSGLDRRDDDLGVSWLPLFHDMGLIGFILGTLICDIPVVILPTAAFARNPRSWLETIHSVRGTITYAPNFAYGLAAKRLRERDLARLDLSCLRVAGCGAEPINPDTMRAFARRLQPTGFRAEALLPSYGMAEATLAITFHPHGTPLATDRVDSVALRAGRATQSERVAQSTELVSCGRPFPGHELRTVDEQGRKLGDRQVGEIVVRGPSVSPGYHNDPAASAASFRNGWLHTGDLGYLAGGNLYICGRVKDLIIVRGANYYPQDIEWLVSSLEGVRRDNAIAFGVVQDGEERLVVAAECASADAQRLREAIAARVSEATGLAVARVSAVRIGALPKTTSGKVQRRKTKQLFEEGKLEEHGP; from the coding sequence GTGACCCAGCCCGCAGCACAGACGCTCGTTTCCGCGCTCGAGCAGCTGCCCAACGACAGCGAGCGAGGCTTCCGCTTCCTCGACCCGCAGGGGCAGGAGCGCAACTACCCCCAACGAGCGATCCGCGCCGAAGCCAAGCGCCGCGCCGCGCTGTTGCTACAGCACGGCCTGCGCAAGGGTGACCGGGTCGTCGTCGCCGTTGCTCAGGAAGACGAGTTCGTGCTGAGCTTCCTTGGTGCGGTGGTGGCCGGTCTGGTGCCGGTCCCGGTATCCGCAACCCCTTTGCTCAGAGCGGTCGATGGCCACCTTGGCACGCTGCGCCATGTGAGTCGGGCCTCCGGAGCGCGGGCTGTCGTCGTGATGGAACGCAACCGCTCGCTCCTTGGGGAGTTGTGGGATGGCCAAGATTTCGCGCCCCGGTTGCTCAGTGTGGAGGCAGACTTGGCGGGTGCACCGCAAGCGGACGTCGCCCTACCCCGGGTGACCCCCCAAGATCCATGTTTTGTGCAGTTCACCTCGGGCAGCACGGCGCTGCCCAAAGGCGTGACGATCACGCATGCCAACCTGGTCCGAAATGCCCGAGATTTCCTGGGGCCTTCGGGGCTCGATCGACGCGACGACGATCTTGGGGTGAGCTGGCTGCCGCTGTTTCACGATATGGGATTGATCGGCTTCATCTTGGGCACGCTGATCTGCGATATCCCGGTGGTTATCCTGCCCACGGCTGCCTTCGCGCGCAATCCGCGCAGCTGGCTCGAAACGATTCACAGCGTCAGAGGCACGATCACCTATGCCCCGAACTTCGCATACGGGTTGGCTGCCAAGCGCCTGCGCGAGCGCGATCTGGCTCGTTTGGACCTGAGCTGTCTACGCGTCGCCGGCTGCGGGGCAGAGCCGATCAACCCCGACACGATGCGCGCCTTTGCCCGGCGCCTCCAGCCGACCGGTTTTCGAGCCGAGGCCTTGCTGCCGTCGTACGGCATGGCGGAGGCAACACTCGCGATCACTTTTCATCCGCATGGCACGCCCCTGGCTACCGACCGCGTCGATTCGGTGGCGCTCAGGGCTGGGCGAGCGACGCAAAGCGAGCGTGTCGCGCAAAGCACCGAGCTGGTTTCCTGCGGCCGGCCCTTTCCGGGCCATGAGCTGCGTACCGTCGACGAGCAGGGCCGGAAGCTTGGGGATCGGCAGGTAGGCGAAATCGTGGTGCGGGGTCCCAGCGTGAGCCCGGGCTACCATAACGATCCAGCGGCGAGCGCTGCCAGCTTCAGAAACGGATGGTTGCACACGGGCGACCTCGGCTACCTGGCGGGCGGCAATCTGTACATTTGTGGGCGCGTCAAAGACCTCATTATCGTCCGCGGAGCGAACTACTACCCGCAGGACATCGAATGGTTGGTGAGCAGTCTTGAGGGCGTTCGGCGTGACAACGCGATCGCGTTTGGTGTGGTGCAGGACGGCGAGGAGCGGCTCGTCGTGGCGGCGGAGTGTGCCTCTGCGGACGCGCAACGGCTGCGCGAGGCCATCGCCGCCCGGGTCTCCGAGGCCACCGGGCTGGCTGTTGCTCGCGTCAGCGCCGTGCGGATCGGTGCCCTACCCAAGACGACCAGCGGAAAAGTTCAGCGACGCAAGACCAAGCAGCTCTTCGAGGAGGGGAAGCTCGAGGAGCACGGTCCCTGA
- a CDS encoding phosphopantetheine-binding protein encodes MTRAELLEMFRSMASEIAEKDFSHVAEDAAIKDLGIDSLGMLELVGEMERTLEVRIPDDNLVGVQTVRQLLELVERRLRPIRTA; translated from the coding sequence ATGACTCGGGCTGAGCTGTTGGAGATGTTTCGATCCATGGCGAGCGAGATCGCGGAGAAGGATTTCAGCCATGTGGCCGAGGACGCCGCGATCAAGGATCTGGGAATCGACTCCCTGGGTATGCTCGAGCTGGTCGGTGAGATGGAACGTACCCTGGAGGTACGCATTCCCGATGACAACCTGGTGGGTGTGCAGACCGTCCGGCAGTTGCTCGAACTGGTAGAGCGGCGCTTGCGCCCGATTCGGACGGCGTGA
- a CDS encoding acyl carrier protein, translating into MHDPGESMGRQELREKLRAIVAEVSEVDDVPDSKPFKDLGIDSMMAIEIVAEVERTFRIKIPEEELEQITNLDSVVALAEAKLA; encoded by the coding sequence ATGCACGATCCAGGGGAAAGCATGGGCCGGCAAGAACTGAGGGAGAAGCTACGGGCCATCGTTGCCGAGGTTAGCGAGGTCGACGATGTGCCCGACTCCAAGCCATTCAAAGACCTGGGCATCGACTCGATGATGGCGATCGAGATCGTGGCGGAGGTGGAGCGGACCTTCCGGATCAAGATCCCGGAGGAGGAACTGGAGCAGATCACCAACCTGGATAGCGTGGTCGCGCTGGCTGAGGCCAAGCTGGCGTGA
- a CDS encoding acyl-CoA thioesterase, with amino-acid sequence MQPPPQARTSIYRRVVDYVDSDQSGVVHHSAYFRYLEAARIDLLEARGLCYARMEREQRLGLPVVEAQLWYRSPARCGDALVALSWIGLLTAARLCVETNLEHEGRLVLEARITLACVDLRTGRARRLPEQLRTALG; translated from the coding sequence ATGCAGCCCCCCCCGCAGGCCCGAACCAGCATCTATCGCCGCGTGGTCGACTACGTGGACAGCGACCAGAGCGGAGTGGTGCATCATTCTGCGTACTTTCGCTACCTCGAAGCTGCGCGCATCGATCTGCTCGAGGCACGGGGACTGTGCTACGCGCGCATGGAACGCGAGCAGCGGCTTGGCCTGCCGGTGGTGGAGGCGCAGCTTTGGTACCGTTCCCCAGCGCGCTGCGGGGATGCCCTGGTCGCGCTGAGCTGGATCGGCCTCTTGACCGCAGCGCGCCTGTGCGTAGAGACGAACCTGGAACACGAAGGACGCCTGGTCCTCGAGGCGCGGATCACGCTCGCCTGCGTCGATCTACGTACCGGACGAGCCCGCAGGCTGCCGGAGCAGCTACGCACAGCGCTTGGCTAG
- a CDS encoding penicillin-insensitive murein endopeptidase — MHRYRTRELRSGWRGARSRTWIGATVGRRLTALSALLLCALGGLSGLLMLSTPAAATPPVLGTFRIDGYRLRPSIEAATRERTWLRHEILPGENVRDVAKRYHVTADEIVRWNGLNARRPRLRAGQFLRVGARVVPPVRKRTIYKVRFGDTWDAISARYGIDRKELRKWNRRVPFRFRAGQRLQVWTSADRTGPNPGLPPAPPVALGSDQLLKPVASRGRSLGRPDRGRLRRGVRLPKNDVLYTRRQPDRAFGSSHTVRNLQRAVADWRNASSYRGALVVSDISRRRGGRLWPHQSHQSGRDVDIWLPLKEHLPQGTQARRASEVDWPATWGLIKALLDTGQVRYIFLDRRCQRRLYRAARATGISRERLREIVQYPRFAKTTVVRHAKGHDKHIHVRFVCDPANRRCR, encoded by the coding sequence TTGCACCGTTATCGGACAAGAGAGCTACGGTCCGGCTGGCGTGGAGCACGCAGCCGGACTTGGATTGGCGCAACCGTCGGGCGCAGGCTGACTGCCCTGAGCGCGCTGTTGCTCTGTGCGCTCGGTGGGCTGTCGGGGTTGCTCATGCTGAGCACGCCGGCTGCGGCGACCCCCCCTGTGCTGGGTACGTTTCGCATCGACGGCTACCGTCTACGACCCAGCATCGAGGCAGCCACCCGAGAGCGTACGTGGCTGCGACATGAGATTCTTCCGGGCGAGAACGTCCGGGACGTCGCCAAACGCTACCACGTGACCGCCGACGAGATCGTCCGCTGGAACGGCCTGAATGCTCGCCGCCCGCGGCTACGCGCAGGCCAGTTCCTGCGGGTGGGTGCCCGGGTGGTACCACCGGTACGCAAGCGCACGATCTACAAGGTACGCTTCGGAGACACCTGGGATGCCATCAGCGCCCGTTACGGGATAGACCGCAAAGAGCTGCGCAAATGGAATCGACGCGTTCCTTTTCGCTTTCGTGCAGGCCAGCGCTTGCAGGTTTGGACCAGCGCAGACCGCACCGGACCCAATCCCGGGCTGCCCCCCGCGCCTCCCGTCGCCCTGGGAAGCGACCAGTTGCTCAAGCCGGTGGCAAGCCGCGGGCGCAGCCTTGGACGCCCCGATCGCGGCAGGCTCAGGCGAGGCGTGCGGCTACCGAAGAACGACGTCCTTTATACCCGCAGGCAACCCGACCGCGCCTTCGGCTCGAGCCACACGGTCCGTAACCTGCAGCGGGCGGTCGCCGATTGGCGAAACGCTAGCAGCTACCGGGGAGCCTTGGTGGTCAGCGACATAAGCCGCCGGCGCGGCGGGCGCTTGTGGCCTCATCAGTCGCACCAGAGTGGCCGCGACGTGGATATCTGGCTGCCACTGAAAGAGCACCTGCCGCAGGGTACCCAGGCCCGACGCGCCTCTGAAGTGGATTGGCCAGCGACCTGGGGCCTGATCAAGGCGTTGCTCGACACCGGGCAGGTGCGCTACATCTTCCTCGATCGCAGGTGCCAGCGTAGGCTCTACCGAGCCGCCAGGGCCACGGGCATCAGCCGCGAACGTTTGCGCGAGATCGTGCAGTACCCCCGTTTCGCAAAAACGACCGTGGTTCGGCATGCCAAAGGGCACGACAAGCACATCCACGTGCGCTTTGTCTGTGATCCGGCCAATCGCCGCTGCCGTTAG
- a CDS encoding NAD(P)/FAD-dependent oxidoreductase: MHIVVVGNGVAGMEAALSLRSADESLELTVVSEESDNFFSRTALMWVLCGQLNHADIEPYERGLYERARLRRIRARAVGLDARGKRLLLAGNRTALSYDRLLIACGSRPRRPPWPNADLRGIGHFVTMQDLEWLEQELYAGPGQGRPPRPDQHLGATTDDSPYLPRAPAATLRSRLAGEPAVIGGGLIGIEAVEVFVAAGRRPRFFIREEWFWPIALDAREAAWVAQRLRSHGVDVLLDHEITGFEGDEQGTVRCVRTASGEHACDVVVVAIGVEPNTGWLADSGLELDELGGIVVGDDLRTCLPSVFAAGDCASVRWEDGTRRPEQLWYTARDQGRVAARALMGEPVRYDRGTWYNAAKLMDIEYTTVGQVNRRLSGEQNWFHEEMGAVRSTTRIVSMADRIVGFNALGRRWDHDLVARWIEERRTLPWVIAHLSEASFDSELVPPPQLPHTNV; the protein is encoded by the coding sequence ATGCATATCGTGGTCGTTGGCAACGGCGTAGCGGGAATGGAGGCGGCCCTGTCGCTGCGCTCGGCAGACGAGTCGCTTGAGCTTACGGTGGTCTCCGAGGAGTCCGACAATTTCTTCTCGCGTACGGCGCTGATGTGGGTGCTGTGCGGGCAGCTCAACCACGCTGACATCGAGCCCTACGAGCGTGGTCTGTACGAGCGGGCCCGCCTAAGGCGCATCAGGGCGCGCGCCGTGGGACTGGACGCCCGCGGCAAGCGACTGCTGTTGGCGGGCAATCGCACCGCATTGAGCTACGATCGGCTCCTGATAGCGTGCGGCTCACGGCCTCGCCGACCTCCTTGGCCCAACGCCGACCTCAGGGGCATCGGTCACTTTGTCACGATGCAGGATCTGGAGTGGCTGGAGCAGGAGCTGTACGCCGGACCGGGTCAAGGTCGGCCTCCCCGACCCGATCAGCACCTTGGCGCAACAACGGATGATTCCCCCTACTTGCCCCGTGCGCCGGCCGCAACCCTGAGGTCGCGCCTTGCCGGCGAGCCGGCCGTGATCGGAGGAGGCCTGATCGGCATCGAAGCGGTCGAGGTCTTTGTGGCGGCTGGGCGTCGCCCGCGTTTCTTCATCCGAGAGGAGTGGTTCTGGCCGATCGCGCTCGATGCACGCGAAGCCGCTTGGGTCGCGCAACGGCTCCGCTCGCACGGCGTCGACGTGCTGCTCGATCACGAGATCACCGGGTTCGAAGGCGACGAACAGGGCACGGTGCGCTGCGTCCGCACGGCCTCGGGCGAGCATGCGTGCGATGTGGTGGTCGTCGCTATCGGTGTGGAGCCCAACACCGGATGGCTTGCCGACTCGGGGCTCGAGCTCGACGAGCTCGGAGGTATCGTGGTCGGGGACGACTTGAGGACCTGCCTGCCCTCGGTATTCGCTGCGGGCGACTGCGCTTCGGTGCGTTGGGAGGATGGCACGCGGCGTCCGGAACAGCTCTGGTATACCGCACGCGATCAGGGACGCGTCGCGGCGCGTGCCCTCATGGGAGAGCCGGTTCGCTACGATCGAGGCACCTGGTACAATGCGGCAAAGCTGATGGACATCGAGTACACGACGGTGGGGCAAGTAAACCGGCGCCTGTCCGGAGAACAAAACTGGTTTCACGAAGAGATGGGTGCTGTGCGGAGCACCACGCGGATTGTGAGCATGGCTGACCGCATCGTGGGGTTCAACGCCTTGGGTCGCCGCTGGGATCACGATCTGGTGGCGCGATGGATCGAGGAGCGCCGTACGCTGCCGTGGGTCATCGCGCATCTAAGCGAAGCGTCCTTTGACAGCGAGCTTGTGCCGCCGCCGCAACTGCCGCACACGAACGTCTAG
- a CDS encoding 4Fe-4S binding protein has protein sequence MDLQGQDGLLHTYREPWRRRAPAAWLLGALLFLFYLTLYFSDYLDPVARAAGLPNRWFLYGALYSLAMTAGAVYYLKRHGNSRYNRVRIAVNVAVQYVLAFLLPYAMFALQQKDYYFSYLWPLKIDALYPSSLTYYPLYIGLYAIGASLVAAPVLAVVYGKRWYCSWICGCGGLANTFGDPFRHLADKSTKSWRLEQVSVHLVLLVAITTTALVGLDFFIGDKHPGFHAIVGDMRSGYGLVAGAILSGVVGVGVYPVLGPRVWCRFFCPMAAMLGLFQKLGRFRIRVKPNMCISCGNCSAYCEMGIDVRSYAQSNTSFTRASCVGCGMCAHVCPRGVLRLESSWPRSKDKARQQLRVLDI, from the coding sequence ATGGATCTGCAAGGACAAGATGGACTGCTGCACACGTACCGCGAACCGTGGCGGCGACGCGCCCCTGCGGCGTGGCTGCTTGGCGCGCTGCTTTTCTTGTTTTACCTGACGCTCTACTTCAGCGACTACCTCGATCCGGTTGCGCGGGCTGCGGGCCTGCCAAACCGATGGTTCCTCTACGGGGCGCTCTACTCGTTGGCTATGACCGCTGGCGCCGTCTACTACCTCAAGCGTCACGGCAACAGTCGCTACAACCGCGTGCGCATCGCCGTGAACGTCGCGGTTCAGTACGTGCTCGCGTTTCTCCTGCCCTACGCCATGTTCGCGTTGCAGCAGAAGGACTACTACTTCTCCTATTTGTGGCCGCTGAAGATCGACGCCCTCTACCCGAGCTCGCTCACCTACTACCCGCTGTATATCGGGCTGTACGCCATCGGCGCCTCCCTGGTCGCCGCCCCCGTGCTGGCGGTCGTGTACGGCAAGCGCTGGTATTGCTCCTGGATCTGCGGCTGTGGCGGGCTCGCCAATACCTTTGGAGACCCCTTCCGGCATCTGGCCGACAAGTCCACGAAGTCGTGGCGTTTGGAGCAAGTGTCGGTTCATCTGGTGCTGCTGGTCGCGATCACCACGACGGCCTTGGTAGGCCTCGATTTCTTCATCGGAGACAAGCACCCCGGCTTTCACGCGATCGTCGGGGACATGCGCTCCGGCTATGGGCTCGTGGCTGGCGCGATCCTGTCCGGAGTCGTGGGCGTGGGCGTGTATCCCGTGCTCGGCCCGCGGGTGTGGTGCCGCTTCTTCTGCCCCATGGCGGCCATGCTCGGGCTGTTTCAAAAACTCGGGCGCTTTCGCATTCGGGTCAAGCCCAACATGTGCATCTCGTGCGGCAACTGCAGCGCGTACTGCGAGATGGGCATCGACGTGCGTTCCTACGCCCAGAGCAACACGAGCTTCACCCGCGCCTCGTGCGTTGGCTGCGGCATGTGTGCGCACGTTTGCCCTCGGGGCGTGCTCAGGCTCGAGAGCTCCTGGCCACGCTCAAAGGACAAGGCACGGCAACAGCTGCGTGTCCTGGATATCTGA
- a CDS encoding flagellar biosynthesis anti-sigma factor FlgM → MTGPREGTLAPHAPAESESMAHLRKDKVARLRRAIKNGSFRVDVDRLVDEMLGL, encoded by the coding sequence GTGACCGGCCCCCGCGAGGGAACGCTGGCGCCTCACGCGCCTGCCGAATCGGAGTCCATGGCCCATCTACGCAAGGACAAGGTCGCGCGCTTGCGCCGGGCCATCAAGAACGGTTCTTTTCGCGTCGATGTCGATCGCCTGGTGGACGAGATGCTGGGTCTCTGA
- a CDS encoding DUF1232 domain-containing protein, with the protein MGREGIDPQQADRELRTRAARIRSEDLERILERKQELQNKLEHVPGKFGQLVNQVKLLFEMIKDYWQGNYSTVPWTSIAMAAGALLYFLAPIDLMPDFFPGVGYVDDALVVALAINALQEDLRAYCAFKGYDFAKYFGG; encoded by the coding sequence ATGGGACGCGAGGGTATCGACCCACAGCAAGCCGACCGGGAATTGAGGACGCGGGCTGCCCGTATCCGCTCGGAGGATCTCGAGCGTATCCTGGAGCGAAAACAGGAGTTGCAGAACAAGCTGGAGCACGTTCCCGGCAAGTTCGGCCAGCTCGTCAATCAGGTCAAGCTCCTGTTCGAGATGATCAAGGACTACTGGCAGGGCAACTACAGCACCGTGCCATGGACCTCCATAGCCATGGCGGCCGGAGCGCTTCTGTATTTCCTGGCCCCTATCGACCTCATGCCCGATTTCTTCCCCGGGGTCGGATACGTGGACGACGCGCTGGTCGTGGCGCTGGCGATCAACGCGCTGCAGGAAGATCTGCGCGCGTATTGCGCGTTCAAGGGCTACGACTTCGCCAAGTACTTTGGGGGTTAA
- the hisS gene encoding histidine--tRNA ligase, with amino-acid sequence MASQPARGTRDFLPDDVRKREHVTSIIRRVYESHGFEALETPCFERLETLLGKYGEEGDQLLFKVLLRGQPLVSGIRQAAELLERSGTVVHGRSGETAPAAEQRLSDLGLRYDLTVPLARVVAAHQGKLPAVFKRYQIQPVWRADTPGKGRFREFYQCDVDVIGSSSLLVEAEVASAACECMQRLGFASFRVRLNHRLLLKAVMQRAGIAAHQQLAAITALDKLDKIGLPGVEKELLARGIESASCTRLLEIVGESASMVTMREQLSGSDLGRQALSDVDRVLELAALTPAARHLEFDVSLARGLGYYTGCIFEIAVPDLAGSLGAGGRYDGLIGMFLGKDMPACGISLGLERILVVMQERGMFPAAMAHADVVLSATHEDDLGAALVLSQKLRSAGLRVDLRPKATKPGPLRKYADARGVVSAVWFERGQADHLKIWRKERGVLGGDLSPEALLTELIRPNQAPSG; translated from the coding sequence ATGGCCAGCCAGCCTGCCAGGGGTACCCGGGATTTCTTGCCTGACGACGTGCGCAAGCGCGAGCACGTGACGTCCATCATCCGGCGCGTGTACGAGTCGCACGGTTTCGAGGCGCTCGAGACGCCGTGCTTCGAGCGCCTCGAGACCCTGCTCGGCAAGTACGGCGAGGAAGGGGACCAGCTGCTGTTCAAGGTGCTGTTGCGGGGTCAGCCCCTGGTCAGCGGAATCCGACAGGCCGCGGAGCTGCTCGAGCGCTCGGGCACGGTCGTGCATGGACGCAGCGGTGAGACTGCGCCGGCGGCCGAGCAGCGCCTCTCGGATCTCGGCCTGCGCTACGATCTCACGGTCCCGCTGGCTCGCGTGGTCGCGGCGCATCAGGGCAAGCTTCCTGCCGTGTTCAAGCGCTACCAGATTCAGCCGGTGTGGCGCGCGGATACCCCCGGGAAAGGACGCTTCCGCGAGTTCTACCAGTGCGACGTGGATGTGATCGGCTCCTCCTCGCTGCTGGTAGAGGCAGAGGTGGCGAGCGCGGCCTGCGAGTGCATGCAGCGGCTGGGTTTCGCCTCCTTCCGCGTGCGGCTCAACCATCGCTTGCTGCTCAAGGCCGTGATGCAGCGTGCCGGCATCGCCGCTCACCAGCAGCTCGCCGCCATCACCGCGCTCGACAAGCTCGACAAGATCGGCCTGCCCGGCGTCGAAAAAGAGCTGCTCGCTCGCGGCATCGAATCCGCAAGTTGCACGAGGCTACTCGAGATCGTGGGCGAGTCTGCAAGCATGGTCACCATGCGCGAACAGCTGAGTGGTAGCGACCTGGGCCGGCAGGCGTTGTCCGATGTGGATCGCGTACTCGAGCTGGCCGCGCTGACACCGGCTGCGCGTCATCTGGAGTTCGACGTCTCGTTGGCTCGTGGGCTCGGCTACTACACGGGCTGCATCTTCGAGATAGCCGTCCCCGATCTTGCAGGCTCGCTGGGGGCCGGCGGGCGCTACGATGGGCTGATCGGCATGTTTCTAGGCAAGGACATGCCCGCTTGCGGCATCTCGCTTGGGCTCGAGCGTATCCTGGTCGTGATGCAAGAGCGCGGGATGTTCCCTGCTGCCATGGCCCACGCAGACGTCGTCCTGAGCGCGACGCATGAAGACGACCTTGGAGCAGCCCTGGTGCTCAGCCAGAAGCTGCGCTCTGCGGGCCTGCGAGTGGACCTGCGACCCAAAGCCACCAAGCCGGGCCCGCTGCGCAAGTATGCCGACGCCCGCGGCGTTGTGTCCGCGGTGTGGTTCGAGCGCGGACAGGCCGATCACCTCAAGATCTGGCGCAAGGAGCGCGGAGTCCTGGGCGGTGACCTGTCTCCCGAGGCCCTGCTGACCGAGCTGATCCGTCCGAACCAAGCCCCGTCCGGATAG